The following are encoded together in the Paludisphaera mucosa genome:
- a CDS encoding CopG family ribbon-helix-helix protein, translating to MKKHHTNIRVDSDILERLDSDAAALERSRAYLINKIIREHYERIGGAPPAPGSKPAQTPAKRRK from the coding sequence GTGAAGAAGCACCACACTAACATTCGAGTCGATTCCGACATCCTGGAAAGGCTGGACAGCGATGCCGCCGCACTCGAACGCTCTCGCGCCTACCTCATCAACAAGATCATCCGCGAGCACTACGAGCGAATTGGGGGAGCCCCGCCCGCTCCCGGCAGCAAGCCTGCTCAAACTCCCGCGAAACGCCGCAAGTGA
- a CDS encoding DNA-methyltransferase, whose amino-acid sequence MGAHFILPHPTRKHQMHTFVIDESDALDFMSKLATGRVRFDAILTDPPFPNARASRATKGTRKHELKVGNAAMSERGLDYTARWFGRLAARLLRPTGSLLMFADKDLLDVLRGPIESTGFRNRTIAVWDKGSMGTGTSFRLQHEFIVHFVLSSPEFHSNDVPSVLRHPRVAPSRRHHENEKPVELLKQLIGLTSPPDGWVLDPFAGSFNVGFACHDLGRNFVGCDLNLAHVEAARARRDGLKAIPIAATAATAV is encoded by the coding sequence GTGGGCGCGCATTTTATACTACCCCATCCAACTAGAAAGCATCAAATGCACACGTTTGTCATCGACGAGTCCGACGCCTTGGATTTCATGAGCAAGCTCGCCACGGGGCGAGTGCGTTTCGACGCCATCCTCACCGATCCGCCGTTCCCGAACGCCAGGGCCAGCCGCGCCACGAAGGGGACCCGCAAGCACGAACTCAAGGTCGGCAACGCGGCCATGAGCGAACGCGGCCTGGACTACACGGCGAGGTGGTTTGGGCGATTGGCCGCGCGACTGCTCAGGCCGACCGGTTCGCTCCTGATGTTCGCCGACAAGGACCTGCTCGACGTCCTGCGCGGCCCCATCGAGTCCACGGGCTTCCGCAACCGGACCATTGCGGTGTGGGACAAGGGGTCGATGGGCACCGGAACAAGCTTTCGACTCCAGCACGAATTCATCGTCCACTTCGTTCTGTCGAGCCCCGAATTCCACAGCAACGACGTCCCCAGCGTGCTCAGGCATCCTCGCGTGGCGCCAAGTCGACGACATCACGAGAACGAGAAGCCGGTCGAACTACTCAAGCAGCTGATCGGGTTGACGAGCCCGCCCGACGGCTGGGTCCTCGATCCCTTCGCCGGCAGTTTCAACGTCGGCTTCGCGTGCCATGACCTCGGTCGCAACTTCGTCGGGTGCGATCTCAACCTCGCTCACGTGGAAGCCGCCAGGGCACGCCGAGACGGGCTCAAGGCCATTCCGATCGCCGCGACGGCCGCCACGGCCGTTTAA
- a CDS encoding DNA polymerase codes for MRLLDQDRSRDGGSVHVKRFYHKFVEGLETYANYKLKDVVPRLTGIVLIHFEGLIDQESYGRHRRYLKSDLVGDAELYDHLMGRLAGWRRVRLRGYHRAVCAPITPVLVEMRMTGVAVDAGEIDRQVARLEGVLQRLDAMHESDFGRRVRSNIQAAGWLWGELKLEAKRRRKSDGKPSLDVEHFKLLKTAYEGRPDVLRSLTIIGEMRQAEALLTRIRPFGKHIDPDGRVRSDMVDRLATGRIVAQRPNLQAMAKPVTIGWDDEAKARFLEVPRLSHEELTFRSRDVLVASPGFKLVTMDLAQADVRVLAHEVDTCKLDRLRHTRGLRRGRAVRLGHGDPTFDRIYEGRLDKRNPYWEPKRPRGPKRMDFDPSLGSDLARDFKTTTSDFYSVAATKMLGKRIDKRTNPTERNRCKEAVLSVVNLMGATSLGKKLGVTTDVAKTCPERFESTYPNEIAFRRLIEHSIAVTGRTSTFMGRERTDSAHHWLVNEKLVEAKVQTGGAWYWILAAPVDPRRHVLTFHLHEVWECRRDGSKGETIYTARENRVRRSCGLLCKPNLEYYLPYRNVSWRSIRAVRTATEQVDYMGLDKVCRGLFNAICQGRTADIVKWQMIRVQPILGKYGARLLLQIHDELVFEVPDGSVAAFKDEAVADLSVVPGFSVPLVLEPKWGERVAVGFLRNRRLAAA; via the coding sequence TTGCGGCTGCTGGATCAGGATCGGTCCCGGGACGGTGGCTCGGTCCACGTCAAGCGGTTCTACCACAAGTTCGTGGAGGGCCTGGAGACTTACGCGAACTACAAGCTCAAGGACGTGGTCCCTCGGCTGACCGGGATAGTGTTAATCCATTTCGAAGGGCTGATCGACCAGGAGTCCTACGGCCGGCATCGGAGGTATCTCAAGTCGGACCTGGTCGGTGACGCGGAGCTTTACGACCATCTGATGGGCCGCCTGGCGGGTTGGCGGCGGGTCCGGCTCCGCGGATATCATCGGGCTGTCTGCGCCCCGATCACGCCCGTCCTGGTCGAGATGAGAATGACCGGAGTCGCCGTCGACGCCGGGGAGATCGATCGGCAGGTCGCGCGGCTGGAGGGCGTCCTCCAGCGGCTGGACGCCATGCACGAGAGCGACTTCGGCCGCCGGGTCCGGTCGAACATACAGGCCGCCGGTTGGCTCTGGGGCGAACTGAAGCTGGAAGCCAAGCGGCGTCGGAAGTCGGACGGCAAGCCGTCGCTGGACGTCGAGCACTTCAAGCTGCTCAAGACCGCCTACGAGGGCCGCCCCGACGTCCTCCGATCGTTGACGATCATCGGGGAGATGCGGCAGGCCGAGGCCCTCCTGACGCGGATCAGGCCGTTCGGGAAGCACATCGACCCCGACGGCCGGGTCCGATCGGACATGGTCGACCGGCTCGCGACCGGGAGGATCGTCGCGCAACGCCCGAACCTCCAGGCGATGGCGAAGCCGGTGACGATCGGTTGGGACGACGAGGCGAAGGCCCGGTTCCTGGAGGTCCCGAGGCTGTCGCACGAGGAGTTGACGTTCCGTTCTCGGGATGTGCTGGTCGCCTCGCCGGGGTTTAAGTTGGTGACGATGGACTTGGCGCAGGCCGACGTCCGCGTCCTCGCCCACGAGGTCGACACCTGCAAGCTGGACCGACTGCGGCACACCAGGGGCCTGCGGCGAGGCCGGGCCGTCAGGCTCGGCCATGGCGACCCGACCTTCGATCGCATCTACGAGGGCAGGCTCGACAAGCGCAACCCTTACTGGGAGCCGAAGCGGCCCCGAGGCCCGAAGCGGATGGATTTCGACCCAAGCCTCGGCTCGGATCTCGCCCGGGACTTCAAGACGACGACGAGCGATTTCTACTCGGTCGCCGCGACGAAGATGCTCGGCAAGCGGATCGACAAGCGGACCAATCCGACCGAGCGGAACCGCTGCAAGGAGGCCGTCCTGTCGGTCGTCAACCTCATGGGAGCGACCAGCCTCGGCAAGAAGCTCGGCGTGACCACGGACGTCGCCAAGACCTGCCCGGAGCGCTTCGAGTCGACCTACCCGAACGAGATCGCGTTCCGTCGGCTCATCGAGCACTCCATCGCGGTCACCGGCCGGACGTCGACGTTCATGGGTCGCGAGCGGACGGATTCGGCGCACCACTGGCTCGTGAACGAGAAGCTGGTCGAGGCCAAGGTCCAGACCGGCGGGGCGTGGTACTGGATCCTGGCCGCGCCGGTCGATCCGCGGCGCCACGTCTTGACCTTCCACCTCCACGAGGTCTGGGAGTGCCGTCGCGACGGCTCGAAGGGGGAGACCATCTACACGGCGAGGGAGAACCGTGTGCGGAGGTCGTGCGGGCTCCTCTGCAAGCCGAACCTCGAGTACTACCTGCCGTACCGGAACGTCTCGTGGCGGTCGATCCGGGCTGTGCGAACGGCGACGGAGCAGGTCGATTACATGGGCCTGGACAAGGTCTGCCGGGGCCTGTTCAACGCGATCTGCCAGGGCAGGACGGCCGACATCGTGAAGTGGCAGATGATCCGAGTTCAGCCGATCCTGGGTAAGTACGGGGCCCGGCTGCTGCTCCAGATTCACGACGAGCTGGTGTTCGAAGTCCCGGACGGGTCGGTCGCGGCGTTCAAGGACGAGGCGGTCGCGGACCTGTCGGTCGTCCCGGGGTTCTCGGTCCCGCTGGTCCTGGAGCCGAAGTGGGGCGAGCGGGTCGCTGTCGGATTTCTGAGAAATCGCCGCCTGGCGGCGGCTTGA
- a CDS encoding IS701 family transposase — translation MSLLDHPEAQALLADAVITPDTVRGRLERLTAFLQRYLPRFYRTEQRATAALVIRGRLGGLERKTSEPIAIEAGLPRKPIQFFVGAGKWDDEAVMGELRQHIREELAAPDGVVIVDPSGFPKKGAESCGVDRQWCGRLGKVENCQIGVFLAYAAEAGYVPLDRRLYLPRGWADDEARREKRHVPGEVEFQETWRIALDLLDRSLPGLPHGWIVGDDELGRASEFRAALRRRAERYVLDLPCNTTVRDLERRRPPRKRAGVGRRREVPFVRADAWAASQPESRWERITVRDGEKGPLEVDALSVRVRAKQDRHLGPEERLLVIRPVGESRIDYALCNAGPETPLAEVVRAQRLRHRIEEVFGAGKGEVGLDHYEVRSWVGWHHHMTLCLVALWFLWLERRRVGGGNPGDHGASDAAHAGPAAPRSATEPGGDRGGRQPRAAA, via the coding sequence ATGTCACTGCTGGATCATCCCGAGGCGCAGGCCCTGCTGGCCGATGCCGTGATCACGCCCGATACCGTCCGGGGTCGGCTCGAACGCCTGACGGCCTTCCTCCAACGCTATCTGCCCCGTTTCTATCGCACCGAGCAGCGAGCCACCGCCGCCCTAGTCATCCGCGGCCGGCTCGGCGGCCTGGAACGCAAGACTTCCGAGCCGATCGCCATCGAGGCCGGCCTGCCCCGCAAGCCGATCCAGTTCTTCGTCGGCGCCGGCAAGTGGGACGACGAGGCCGTGATGGGCGAGCTGCGGCAGCACATCCGCGAGGAATTGGCCGCACCCGACGGCGTCGTGATCGTCGATCCCAGCGGCTTCCCCAAGAAGGGGGCCGAGTCCTGCGGCGTCGATCGCCAGTGGTGCGGTCGGCTGGGCAAGGTCGAGAATTGCCAGATCGGCGTCTTCCTGGCCTACGCCGCCGAGGCCGGCTACGTCCCGCTGGACCGCCGGCTCTACCTGCCCCGGGGGTGGGCCGATGACGAGGCCCGACGCGAGAAGCGCCACGTCCCCGGGGAGGTCGAGTTCCAGGAGACCTGGCGGATTGCGTTGGACCTGCTCGACCGGAGCCTGCCCGGCCTGCCCCACGGCTGGATCGTCGGCGACGACGAATTGGGCCGGGCCTCCGAGTTCCGCGCCGCGCTGCGTCGACGCGCCGAGCGGTATGTCCTGGACCTGCCCTGCAACACCACGGTGCGCGACCTGGAGCGGCGTCGCCCGCCCCGCAAGAGGGCCGGCGTCGGCCGCCGACGCGAGGTGCCGTTCGTGAGGGCCGACGCCTGGGCGGCGAGCCAGCCGGAGTCGCGCTGGGAGCGGATCACGGTCCGCGACGGCGAGAAGGGGCCGCTTGAAGTCGATGCGTTGAGCGTGCGTGTCCGGGCCAAGCAGGACAGGCATCTCGGGCCGGAGGAGAGGTTGTTGGTGATCCGCCCGGTCGGTGAGTCGCGGATCGACTACGCCCTGTGCAACGCCGGCCCCGAGACCCCCTTGGCCGAGGTGGTGCGAGCCCAGCGGCTACGGCACCGGATCGAGGAGGTGTTCGGCGCCGGCAAGGGCGAGGTCGGGCTGGATCATTACGAGGTCCGGAGTTGGGTGGGCTGGCACCACCACATGACGCTCTGCCTGGTGGCGTTGTGGTTCCTGTGGCTGGAGCGGCGGCGAGTCGGGGGGGGAAACCCCGGCGATCACGGTGCCTCAGACGCGGCACATGCTGGCCCGGCTGCTCCGCGATCGGCTACCGAGCCCGGAGGAGATCGCGGCGGTCGTCAGCCGCGTGCTGCGGCGTAA